In Candidatus Sodalis pierantonius str. SOPE, one DNA window encodes the following:
- a CDS encoding heme/hemin ABC transporter substrate-binding protein has product MPFTLLAEQRVVTIGGDVTEIAFALGGGAEVVERDSTSLKPADQVRRLPDVGYLRQLNAEGILALRPTLVLASELAKPSLALKQVADSGVRVVSVPGETSLSAIDRKIQTVAGALDRTPQGEKLIAQLHDQLNAIPAGTLPVKVLFILSHSGMSAMAAGKDTAADAAIRAAGLENAMQSFSRYQPLSAEGIIACAPDMVLLTADGVKTLGGEEKVWQLPGLAMTLAGKHHRLLVLDDMALLGFGLDTPAAIVKLRTAAARQP; this is encoded by the coding sequence ATGCCCTTTACGCTGCTGGCCGAACAGCGGGTGGTTACCATCGGGGGCGATGTGACCGAAATCGCGTTTGCCCTGGGTGGCGGTGCGGAGGTGGTGGAGCGCGACAGTACCAGTCTTAAGCCCGCTGATCAGGTGCGTCGCTTACCGGATGTCGGTTACCTGCGGCAATTGAACGCGGAGGGCATTCTGGCTCTGCGCCCGACCTTAGTGCTGGCAAGCGAGCTGGCCAAACCCTCGCTGGCGCTCAAGCAGGTGGCCGATAGCGGGGTACGGGTGGTCAGCGTGCCGGGCGAGACCTCCCTTAGCGCCATCGACCGCAAAATTCAAACCGTCGCCGGCGCGCTGGACCGCACGCCGCAAGGCGAAAAACTGATTGCCCAATTACATGACCAGTTGAACGCCATCCCCGCCGGCACGCTGCCGGTCAAAGTACTATTCATTCTTAGCCATAGCGGCATGTCGGCGATGGCCGCCGGTAAAGATACCGCCGCGGATGCGGCTATTCGCGCCGCCGGGCTGGAAAATGCCATGCAGAGCTTCAGCCGTTATCAGCCACTATCCGCGGAGGGCATCATCGCCTGCGCGCCGGATATGGTGCTGCTGACCGCTGACGGGGTAAAAACTCTCGGCGGCGAGGAGAAAGTCTGGCAATTACCGGGACTGGCGATGACGCTGGCGGGGAAACATCACCGGCTGCTGGTGCTGGACGATATGGCGCTGCTGGGTTTCGGTCTGGATACACCAGCGGCGATAGTCAAGCTGCGCACGGCCGCGGCCAGGCAGCCCTGA
- a CDS encoding IS256-like element ISSoEn2 family transposase — protein sequence MDEKQLQALANELAKNLKTPEDLSHFDRLLKKISVEAALNAEMTHHLGYDKNQPKPGTNARNGYSTKTVTTGDGPLALRTPRDRDGSFEPQLVKKNQTRITGMDNQILSLYAKGMTTREIAAAFKELYDVDVSPALVSKVTDAVMEQVVEWQNRPLDAVYPIVYLDCIVLKVRQDSRIINKSVFLALGINIEGQKELLGMWLAENEGAKFWLNVLTELKNRGLNDILIACVDGLKGFPDAINAVYPEARLQLCIVHMVRNSLRFVSWKDYKAVTRDLKAIYQAPTEEAGLQALEAFSSAWDIRYPQISRSWQANWANLATFFVYPTDIRKVIYTTNAIESLNSVIRHAIKKRKVFPTDDAVKKVVWLAIQAASQKWTMSLRDWRMAMSRFIIEFGDRLDGHF from the coding sequence ATGGACGAAAAACAGTTGCAGGCTCTGGCTAACGAACTGGCCAAAAATCTCAAAACCCCTGAAGATCTCAGTCACTTCGATCGGCTGCTGAAAAAAATCAGCGTCGAAGCAGCTCTCAATGCCGAAATGACCCATCACCTCGGCTACGATAAAAATCAGCCTAAACCGGGGACCAACGCCCGCAACGGCTATTCCACAAAAACCGTTACCACTGGCGATGGCCCGCTGGCGCTGCGTACTCCGCGCGATCGTGACGGTTCCTTTGAACCGCAACTGGTGAAGAAGAACCAGACCCGGATTACCGGGATGGATAACCAGATTTTATCGTTGTACGCCAAAGGGATGACCACCCGCGAGATCGCCGCCGCATTCAAAGAGCTGTATGACGTCGATGTCTCGCCGGCGCTGGTCTCAAAGGTCACCGATGCGGTCATGGAGCAGGTTGTCGAATGGCAAAACCGGCCTCTGGATGCAGTCTATCCCATTGTTTATCTTGACTGTATCGTTCTAAAAGTCCGGCAGGACAGCCGCATCATCAACAAATCTGTGTTCCTGGCGCTGGGCATCAACATCGAAGGCCAGAAAGAGTTGCTAGGTATGTGGCTGGCCGAAAATGAAGGCGCAAAGTTCTGGCTGAACGTGCTGACAGAGCTGAAAAACCGCGGCCTGAACGATATCCTTATCGCCTGCGTAGACGGGCTGAAAGGTTTCCCTGACGCTATTAACGCGGTGTATCCGGAGGCGCGGCTCCAGCTGTGTATCGTGCATATGGTGCGCAACAGCCTGCGGTTCGTCTCCTGGAAGGACTACAAGGCCGTTACCCGCGACCTGAAAGCTATCTATCAGGCCCCTACGGAAGAAGCCGGCTTGCAAGCGCTGGAAGCGTTCTCCAGTGCCTGGGACATCCGCTACCCGCAAATAAGTCGAAGCTGGCAGGCAAACTGGGCCAATCTGGCCACGTTCTTTGTCTACCCAACGGACATCCGCAAGGTAATCTACACGACCAACGCCATCGAGTCGTTAAACAGCGTGATCCGGCATGCCATCAAAAAGCGCAAGGTGTTCCCAACCGACGACGCAGTGAAAAAGGTGGTGTGGCTGGCGATACAGGCGGCCTCACAGAAATGGACAATGTCTTTGAGGGACTGGCGCATGGCAATGAGTCGCTTTATTATCGAGTTCGGTGACCGCCTGGACGGTCACTTCTGA
- a CDS encoding alcohol dehydrogenase catalytic domain-containing protein, translated as MKAVVYNGPRDVAVKTVPDVRIVKPTNVLVKISTTNICGSDLHMYEGRTRFEPGRIFGHENLGQVIEIGNAVERVKVGDLVCLPFNIGYCFCENCERGLTGFCLTANPGAAYDFAEMGPWDGGQAELLRVPYADFNCLVLPEDAAEKEDDYVMLSDIFPTGWHATELAGLRPGDSVAIYGAGPVGLMAAHAAVIKGASQVLDNPSRQAGAGRKTWRHGRERGGGCRGAKDP; from the coding sequence ATGAAAGCAGTCGTTTACAACGGGCCGCGTGATGTGGCGGTGAAAACGGTACCGGATGTGCGGATTGTGAAACCGACCAACGTGCTGGTTAAGATTAGCACCACTAATATTTGCGGCTCAGATTTACATATGTACGAAGGGCGGACCCGCTTTGAGCCAGGCCGGATTTTCGGCCACGAAAATCTGGGACAGGTAATCGAGATTGGCAACGCGGTGGAGCGGGTGAAGGTGGGGGATCTGGTCTGTTTGCCGTTTAACATAGGCTATTGTTTTTGCGAGAATTGCGAGCGGGGCCTGACGGGTTTTTGTCTCACCGCAAATCCCGGCGCCGCCTATGACTTTGCCGAGATGGGGCCCTGGGATGGCGGCCAGGCGGAATTGCTCCGCGTTCCCTATGCGGATTTCAACTGCCTCGTTCTGCCGGAGGATGCCGCCGAGAAAGAGGATGACTATGTCATGCTATCCGACATTTTCCCGACCGGTTGGCACGCCACCGAGCTGGCAGGTTTGCGACCCGGCGATAGCGTCGCTATTTACGGCGCCGGCCCGGTTGGGCTGATGGCGGCACACGCGGCGGTCATCAAAGGCGCATCACAGGTGCTGGATAACCCATCCCGACAGGCTGGCGCTGGCCGAAAAACTTGGCGCCACGGCCGTGAACGCGGTGGGGGATGCCGCGGTGCAAAAGATCCTTGA
- a CDS encoding oxidoreductase, with protein MSAEKIPVWFITGCSTGFGRELAKRVLSRGWRAVITARDVQQVATLAQDAPDRAMALDVTDDAAIASAVKAAVDKFGAIDVLVNNAGYGYQSAVEEGVEEEIRAQFDTNVFGLFALTRAVLPLMRAQRQGYVINITSVAGLVGFPSSGYYAASKHSVEGWSDALQAECAPLGIKVTCVEPGPFRTDWAGRYLCQTPSTLADYADTAAARMKTTAANSGKQAGDPVRAADAMLDLILHGRPPRHLVLGAWGFETVTGKLRERLDEMAAWRDVSLGADYPQ; from the coding sequence ATGTCCGCAGAAAAAATCCCCGTATGGTTTATCACCGGCTGCTCTACAGGGTTTGGCCGGGAGTTGGCGAAACGCGTATTGTCACGCGGCTGGCGGGCGGTGATCACCGCCCGTGATGTGCAGCAGGTCGCGACACTCGCGCAGGACGCGCCCGATCGCGCGATGGCGTTGGATGTGACCGATGACGCGGCGATCGCCAGCGCGGTCAAGGCGGCGGTCGACAAATTCGGCGCTATCGATGTCCTGGTAAATAATGCTGGTTACGGTTACCAAAGCGCCGTTGAGGAAGGTGTGGAGGAGGAAATCCGCGCGCAATTCGACACTAATGTATTCGGCCTGTTTGCCTTAACCCGTGCGGTGCTGCCGTTGATGCGCGCGCAGCGCCAAGGGTATGTTATCAATATCACCTCGGTGGCGGGGCTGGTGGGCTTCCCCAGTTCCGGTTATTACGCGGCAAGCAAGCACTCCGTCGAAGGCTGGTCAGATGCGTTACAGGCGGAGTGCGCGCCGCTGGGCATCAAAGTGACCTGCGTCGAACCGGGTCCGTTTCGCACCGATTGGGCCGGGCGCTACCTGTGCCAAACGCCGAGTACGCTGGCGGATTATGCCGATACTGCCGCGGCTCGGATGAAAACCACCGCCGCCAACAGCGGCAAACAGGCCGGTGATCCGGTGCGCGCCGCCGACGCAATGCTGGATCTGATCCTGCACGGGCGGCCGCCGCGCCATCTGGTGCTTGGCGCCTGGGGATTCGAGACGGTGACCGGCAAATTACGCGAGCGGTTAGATGAAATGGCGGCCTGGCGCGACGTCAGCCTCGGCGCCGATTACCCGCAATAG
- a CDS encoding heavy metal sensor histidine kinase, which translates to MKSLSLTARLSLLISTTVLLVMILTGMALYQSLAQQISVRDDAALLNRMDQIRTLLLNEDVLELIHTKPRLFANMLGNTESLLVLRFPGQPPLIEVNPGKATIPDIPAVPAQQPLALKNVRHELARDGTPFISASALAKTRNGPGEVEIITGRLMTERTSTLAGYRHQMLLLIIVATAIAALSVAFLTRRGLRPLHRLAQETAAIDVRHLAWRIRLHHVPRALLALVAAFNQMLDRLETSFQQLSQVSADMAHDLRTPIANLLGQTEVALTQNRSLKYYETLLGSNFEELLRLSRMIDSMLFLAQAQDASQAIHCEHVNLVTVLPPLADYFKGPAEERQLTVVYPTEGTLWADGDLLRRVLANLLANAIRFAQSGSTIRVIVQTQREGVTLSVENHGDTIAAAQQARIFDRFYRVDASRHDSATGSGLGLSIVRSIMQLHHGHCAVKSQDRLTRFTLFFPSPETP; encoded by the coding sequence ATGAAAAGCCTGTCGCTGACCGCGCGCCTGTCGCTGTTGATTTCCACTACCGTGCTGCTGGTCATGATCCTGACGGGGATGGCGCTGTATCAATCGCTGGCGCAACAAATCAGCGTGCGTGACGATGCGGCCCTGCTGAACCGGATGGATCAGATCCGCACCCTGTTGCTTAACGAAGATGTGCTGGAGCTCATTCATACCAAGCCACGGCTGTTTGCCAATATGCTCGGCAATACCGAGTCGCTGCTGGTGCTGCGCTTTCCCGGTCAACCGCCGCTTATTGAAGTCAACCCCGGCAAGGCAACCATACCGGACATCCCCGCGGTGCCCGCCCAGCAGCCGCTGGCGTTGAAAAATGTGCGTCACGAGCTTGCGCGCGACGGCACGCCGTTTATCTCCGCCTCCGCCCTGGCGAAAACGCGCAACGGCCCGGGTGAGGTGGAAATTATTACCGGCAGGCTCATGACGGAGCGTACCAGCACGCTGGCGGGCTACCGCCACCAAATGCTGTTGCTGATCATCGTCGCCACCGCCATTGCCGCGCTCAGCGTCGCGTTTTTGACCCGACGCGGGCTGCGCCCCCTGCATCGCCTGGCGCAGGAAACCGCCGCCATCGACGTGCGCCATTTGGCCTGGCGCATCCGGCTACATCACGTACCGCGGGCGCTACTGGCACTGGTGGCGGCCTTCAATCAAATGCTCGATCGGTTGGAAACCAGCTTTCAGCAGCTCAGCCAGGTGTCGGCCGATATGGCCCACGATCTGCGAACGCCGATTGCCAACCTACTCGGGCAAACGGAGGTGGCGCTGACGCAGAATCGCAGCCTCAAGTACTATGAAACGCTGCTTGGATCCAACTTTGAAGAGCTGTTGAGATTATCGCGCATGATTGACAGCATGCTGTTTCTGGCGCAGGCGCAGGACGCCAGCCAAGCGATCCATTGCGAACATGTTAATCTGGTGACGGTGTTGCCGCCGCTGGCGGACTATTTTAAGGGGCCGGCCGAGGAGCGTCAGCTGACGGTGGTCTATCCCACGGAGGGCACCCTCTGGGCCGACGGCGACCTGTTGCGGCGCGTGCTCGCCAATTTGCTGGCCAATGCGATCCGCTTCGCACAAAGCGGCAGTACCATCCGGGTGATTGTCCAAACGCAGCGCGAGGGCGTGACGCTGTCGGTGGAGAACCACGGCGACACCATCGCCGCGGCGCAGCAGGCGCGAATATTTGACCGTTTCTATCGGGTCGATGCGTCCCGCCACGATTCTGCCACCGGCAGCGGTCTGGGGCTTTCTATCGTGCGCAGCATTATGCAGCTGCATCACGGCCACTGCGCGGTGAAGAGCCAGGATCGCCTAACGCGCTTTACGCTCTTTTTCCCGTCTCCCGAGACGCCATAG
- a CDS encoding winged helix-turn-helix domain-containing protein yields the protein MKYIINSTVAFDTTEYLLTLVDDADTSVKLSNSAGRVLEELIQYRGTGEPVTREHLFASVWSAHGLQPSNGNLNQQVSLIRKGLTSLGLDASAVVTIPKRGLKLNDQLVISTLEDDITQATCIPAVNEFPVEIAHPVMLTGGRKNINGALTFLMVIVTLLTVVMAYIYSEDDDNQKLYFFSQINTCKVYTFHPIPGLEKEDYRLRIAEAMKGNVEKCKNNYIIIFSKTLIPDPLIQDNINVRTFMAKCRKDEDGQISNCLNFFFYNWSEA from the coding sequence ATGAAATATATTATCAATTCAACCGTGGCGTTTGATACCACCGAATACCTTCTCACGCTGGTGGATGATGCCGATACATCAGTAAAACTGTCCAATTCCGCCGGCCGGGTATTGGAGGAGCTTATTCAGTATCGCGGGACCGGCGAACCGGTGACCCGGGAGCACCTCTTTGCCAGCGTCTGGAGCGCCCACGGTCTACAGCCGTCTAATGGCAATTTAAATCAACAGGTTAGTTTAATACGTAAGGGATTAACCTCATTAGGGCTGGATGCCTCAGCGGTAGTCACAATTCCCAAGCGCGGGTTGAAATTAAATGATCAGCTGGTGATAAGCACGCTGGAAGACGATATCACCCAGGCGACATGCATTCCCGCGGTGAATGAATTCCCGGTGGAAATAGCGCATCCCGTCATGCTTACCGGCGGGCGGAAAAATATCAATGGTGCGCTGACCTTTTTAATGGTGATTGTCACGCTGCTGACTGTTGTCATGGCGTATATTTATTCTGAAGATGATGATAATCAGAAACTATACTTCTTCAGCCAGATCAATACCTGCAAAGTTTATACTTTCCACCCCATTCCCGGCCTGGAAAAAGAGGACTACCGTTTACGAATCGCCGAAGCTATGAAAGGGAATGTGGAAAAATGCAAAAACAATTACATCATCATTTTTTCTAAAACGCTCATCCCCGATCCGCTTATCCAGGATAATATCAATGTCCGCACTTTCATGGCCAAGTGTCGTAAAGATGAGGATGGCCAGATTTCCAATTGTTTAAATTTCTTCTTTTACAATTGGAGTGAGGCATGA
- a CDS encoding diguanylate cyclase translates to MSLDQALVDWRQDAISHLILVGIFLALLSLLAISFIRQIRRRMRVEEELRHAQRELRKLNRSLEHLARRDGLTGLYNRRHFDLALTDEFNRAVLSHDSLGIILLDIDFFKQYNDLYEHVADDNCLKRIDEALKALSLRHRDRVARYGGEEFIILLPQTDVAGAREVAQRVYEAITGLAITHQASPTGSLIPSIGVYVGQPASGDESPSRMVSRADTALYQAKREGRNRICLA, encoded by the coding sequence ATGTCGCTGGATCAGGCGCTGGTGGACTGGCGTCAGGATGCAATAAGTCATTTGATTCTGGTGGGGATTTTTCTGGCGCTGCTCAGCCTGTTGGCGATTTCGTTTATTCGTCAAATTCGCCGCCGCATGCGGGTGGAAGAAGAATTGCGCCACGCTCAGCGCGAGCTGCGCAAGCTCAACCGGTCTCTGGAACATTTGGCGCGTCGCGACGGACTCACCGGCCTGTATAACCGTCGCCATTTCGATCTGGCCCTGACCGACGAGTTCAATCGTGCGGTGCTAAGCCACGATTCGCTAGGCATTATTTTGCTGGATATCGACTTTTTCAAACAATATAACGATCTCTACGAACACGTCGCCGACGACAATTGCCTAAAACGGATCGACGAGGCGCTGAAAGCGCTTTCACTGCGGCACCGGGACCGGGTTGCGCGCTACGGCGGCGAGGAATTCATTATCCTGCTGCCGCAAACCGACGTGGCGGGCGCGCGGGAAGTCGCACAGCGGGTGTATGAGGCGATAACCGGGCTGGCAATTACGCACCAGGCCAGCCCCACCGGTAGCCTCATCCCGAGCATCGGTGTGTATGTGGGACAGCCGGCGAGCGGCGATGAATCCCCTTCCAGGATGGTGAGTCGGGCTGATACCGCGCTTTATCAGGCCAAACGCGAGGGACGCAACCGTATTTGCCTCGCCTGA
- a CDS encoding alcohol dehydrogenase catalytic domain-containing protein: MFNAIVIEKDDAGYRAGLTPLEEAQLPPGDVLVRVDYFTLNYKDGLAITGQGSVVRQFPMVPGIDLAGTVEHSRHAGFRVGDRVLLNGWGVGEKHWGGLAQKARVNGDWLIPLPEGLDARAAMAVGTVGYTAMLSVLALQRHGITPDSGKVLVTGANVCAGLRYQGVVTACGLAQGMDFPASVAPFILRGITLVGIDSVMRSEADRREAWQRIAEVVDTPLLDQISREIGLSEVIDTAQALMAGKVRGRIVVNTQR, encoded by the coding sequence ACCGCGCCGGACTGACCCCCCTTGAGGAAGCGCAATTACCGCCGGGGGATGTGCTGGTGCGGGTGGATTACTTCACCCTGAATTATAAAGACGGCCTGGCCATTACCGGACAAGGGTCGGTGGTGCGCCAATTCCCGATGGTGCCCGGCATAGATTTGGCCGGTACGGTGGAGCACAGTCGCCATGCGGGGTTTCGCGTCGGCGATCGGGTATTGCTGAACGGCTGGGGAGTCGGCGAAAAGCACTGGGGCGGACTGGCGCAAAAAGCCCGCGTGAACGGCGACTGGCTGATTCCGCTGCCGGAAGGGCTAGATGCGCGGGCGGCCATGGCGGTCGGCACGGTGGGCTATACCGCCATGTTGTCGGTATTGGCGCTACAGCGCCACGGTATCACGCCGGACAGCGGTAAGGTGCTGGTCACGGGCGCCAATGTTTGTGCCGGATTACGCTATCAGGGCGTCGTGACGGCCTGCGGTCTGGCGCAAGGTATGGATTTTCCCGCCAGCGTGGCACCCTTCATTCTGCGCGGCATTACCCTGGTAGGTATCGACAGCGTCATGCGCTCCGAGGCTGACCGCCGTGAGGCGTGGCAACGCATCGCCGAAGTTGTCGATACACCGCTATTAGATCAGATAAGCCGGGAAATTGGGCTGTCGGAGGTCATAGACACCGCCCAGGCGCTAATGGCGGGTAAGGTTCGTGGCCGTATCGTGGTCAATACCCAGCGCTAA
- a CDS encoding FecCD family ABC transporter permease yields MRATKPLLILGMMLALMLALAVAAAGSGAMRLTLSNVWHSPGDGMLWQIWFSIRLPRVALLVGAALALSGAVMQGLFRNPLADPGLLGISSGAALAVGMSVVLPFTLTPIFALYSSMAAAFIGSLAVTVVIFSLSSFSAGLARLLLAGIAINALCGAATGVLSWLSNDQQLRQLSLWGMGSIGQAQGPTVATAASLILPAALLVQRLSTALNVLQLGEEEAHYLGVDVKRTQRRLLLSSALLVATAVAVSGVIGFVGLVMPHLIRMTLGADHHWLLPGATLAGAILLLLADTVARTAVAPAEMPVGLLTSLLGGPWFLWLILRRREAAGV; encoded by the coding sequence ATGCGCGCGACTAAACCTCTGCTCATTTTGGGAATGATGTTGGCGCTGATGCTGGCATTAGCCGTGGCCGCGGCGGGATCCGGCGCTATGCGGCTCACGCTTTCTAATGTCTGGCACAGCCCCGGCGACGGCATGCTCTGGCAAATCTGGTTCAGTATACGGCTGCCGCGGGTGGCGCTGCTGGTGGGCGCCGCGCTGGCGCTCTCCGGCGCGGTGATGCAGGGGCTGTTTCGCAATCCGCTGGCCGATCCTGGGCTGCTCGGCATTAGCAGCGGCGCGGCGCTGGCGGTCGGGATGTCGGTAGTATTGCCCTTTACGCTGACGCCGATTTTCGCGCTCTACTCATCGATGGCGGCGGCCTTTATCGGCAGCCTCGCCGTGACCGTGGTGATTTTCTCTTTAAGCAGTTTCAGCGCCGGTCTGGCGCGTCTGTTGCTCGCCGGCATCGCCATCAATGCCTTATGCGGCGCGGCGACCGGCGTGCTCTCCTGGTTAAGCAACGACCAGCAGTTGCGCCAACTGTCATTATGGGGCATGGGCAGTATCGGTCAGGCCCAGGGGCCGACGGTGGCTACCGCCGCATCGCTGATATTGCCCGCGGCGCTGCTGGTGCAACGGTTGTCCACCGCGCTCAATGTGCTCCAACTGGGTGAGGAAGAGGCGCATTACCTTGGCGTGGACGTCAAACGAACCCAGCGCCGTCTGCTGTTGTCGAGCGCACTGCTGGTAGCGACGGCGGTGGCGGTCAGCGGCGTGATCGGCTTCGTTGGCCTGGTGATGCCACACCTGATTCGCATGACGCTCGGGGCCGATCACCACTGGCTGTTGCCCGGCGCGACCCTTGCCGGCGCCATATTGCTGCTGCTAGCGGATACGGTAGCGCGGACCGCCGTGGCCCCGGCGGAGATGCCGGTAGGGCTGCTGACCAGCCTGTTGGGCGGTCCGTGGTTTTTGTGGTTGATCCTGCGCAGACGGGAGGCGGCCGGTGTCTGA
- a CDS encoding FidL-like protein, producing the protein MIVVMCFIAGFLFYLHQHKQSLSGFNCSGLMVMKANTFPGTYSYVVDVRMYFTNASEGFYILNGTFSANDKTYELQRIKHFSYQLKNDKDLYEIIITKENISTFDNTPKRLADQILMPLGSSFLPQMKRIDKNVLLLNMLYSPYFICTAT; encoded by the coding sequence GTGATTGTGGTGATGTGCTTCATCGCGGGCTTTCTTTTTTATCTGCACCAGCATAAGCAATCGCTATCAGGCTTCAACTGCTCAGGGTTGATGGTGATGAAAGCCAATACTTTTCCCGGCACCTACAGCTATGTGGTGGATGTTCGCATGTATTTTACCAACGCCTCGGAAGGTTTTTACATTCTTAATGGGACTTTTAGCGCCAACGATAAAACTTATGAACTCCAGCGCATCAAGCATTTCAGCTATCAGCTCAAAAATGACAAAGATCTCTATGAGATTATCATCACCAAGGAAAATATTTCGACCTTCGACAACACGCCGAAAAGGCTCGCTGACCAGATTCTGATGCCCCTCGGTTCGTCGTTTTTACCGCAGATGAAAAGGATCGATAAGAACGTATTGCTGCTGAATATGCTGTATTCACCGTATTTTATCTGCACCGCCACCTGA